A genomic stretch from Arachis stenosperma cultivar V10309 chromosome 3, arast.V10309.gnm1.PFL2, whole genome shotgun sequence includes:
- the LOC130967346 gene encoding glycerophosphocholine acyltransferase 1-like has product MSDNEEYYIQYGDGQPEKVRRRFRDRSKEVLSKQAVMIAKRAEEHESFLSKVTHLLGVLSFGGFCFLLGARPQDVPLVYCLFYVIFVPLRWIYYKFKKWHYYLLDFCYYANTIFLVFLLFYPRNEKLFLVCFSFAEGPLAWALIVWRCSLVFSSVDKIVSVLIHLLPGLVFFTIRWWNPTALEALKTERNTWSYAEDKSYLWTWLVLVPLVVYSLWQILYYLIVNVLRRQRFSRDPEVMTSYRELSKKAKKANNLWWRLSGLLGDQNRLLMFIFLQAVFTVATTALTVPIFLSYEISVVFQILKVSASAWNGASFLLDVMPRQVILKEKKKSEMQPAVQNENENSS; this is encoded by the exons ATGTCAGATAACGAAGAGTATTACATACAGTACGGCGATGGCCAACCTGAGAAGGTGAGGCGCAGGTTCAGAGACAGGTCCAAG GAGGTTCTGTCCAAACAAGCCGTTATGATCGCCAAACGGGCCGAAGAACACGAAAGCTTCCTCAGCAAG GTGACGCATCTTTTGGGGGTTCTTTCTTTTGGTGGGTTTTGCTTCCTCCTTGGGGCAA GACCACAGGACGTTCCCTTAGTGTATTGTTTATTCTATGTCATATTTGTTCCTCTTCGCTGGATATACTATAAGTTCAAGAAATGGCATTACTATCTTCTG GATTTTTGTTATTATGCCAATACAATCTTCTTGgttttccttcttttttatCCAAGAAATGAAAAGCTTTTTCTGGTTTGCTTTTCGTTTGCCGAG GGGCCGCTGGCGTGGGCTTTGATTGTTTGGCGCTGCAGCTTGGTCTTCAGTTCCGTAGACAAAATTGTCAGTGTTCTTATCCATCTTTTACCTG GGTTGGTTTTCTTTACCATCCGATGGTGGAACCCAACGGCCTTGGAGGCCTTGAAGACAGAGAGAAATACATGGTCTTATGCCGAAGATAAATCCTATCTCTGGACGTGGTTGGTTCTGGTTCCCTTAGTGGTTTATTCTCTGTGGCAAATTCTATACTATCTTATTGTCAATGTCTTACGCCGGCAAAGGTTTTCAAGAGATCCTGAAGTTATGACTTCATACAG GGAACTCTCGAAAAAGGCTAAGAAAGCAAACAATTTGTGGTGGCGCTTAAGCGGCTTGCTTGGCGACCAGAATCGCTTGTTAATGTTCATTTTTCTTCAAGCCGTGTTTACTGTGGCAACCACGGCACTGACTGTTCCGATTTTCCTGTCGTATGAAATATCGGTAGTGTTCCAAATACTCAAGGTCTCCGCTTCTGCGTGGAATGGGGCAAGCTTTCTGTTAGATGTGATGCCTAGGCAGGTAATTCTCAAGGAGAAAAAGAAATCAGAAATGCAACCTGCTGTTCAGAATGAAAATGAGAACTCATCATAG